From Suricata suricatta isolate VVHF042 chromosome 1, meerkat_22Aug2017_6uvM2_HiC, whole genome shotgun sequence, a single genomic window includes:
- the C1H8orf86 gene encoding LOW QUALITY PROTEIN: uncharacterized protein C8orf86 homolog (The sequence of the model RefSeq protein was modified relative to this genomic sequence to represent the inferred CDS: substituted 1 base at 1 genomic stop codon), translating into MGKGLFTAEELLQRAPGLEKTFGVCRVQSRDLAGEHWSKRPKAAKQEAEGKERVEQXTERQRTGSSKEPRMQIICRRWCDSQPRRRWECLSLWLRHIYTSQ; encoded by the coding sequence ATGGGGAAAGGACTCTTTACAGCTGAGGAGTTATTACAAAGAGCTCCAGGCTTGGAAAAGACCTTTGGAGTTTGCAGGGTTCAATCCAGGGATCTGGCTGGGGAGCACTGGAGCAAGAGACCAAAAGCAGCCAAGCAGGAGgcggaagggaaggaaagggttgAACAGtgaacagaaagacaaagaacaggCAGTTCCAAGGAGCCGAGAATGCAAATCATTTGCAGACGCTGGTGTGATAGTCAACCAAGGCGCCGGTGGGAGTGTCTGTCACTGTGGCTCAGGCACATCTACACGTCACAGTGa